From the Cherax quadricarinatus isolate ZL_2023a chromosome 67, ASM3850222v1, whole genome shotgun sequence genome, one window contains:
- the LOC138854708 gene encoding uncharacterized protein: protein MVKEADILDSVFTGPVRICKVLILSAGRLEGKKHIGFKLLKRCHCDDSRKRKQRLPQERPVEDGISSSDIEEPMKKEPDLDNDETQSLPSCQSDDLVVDLSTLDTAQSDDSVEVTAAAGAEQTGDLEAHPDGQSEKEWKTPDVRVNAGDGVKPAGGVKTAGGVKADVDVPEKEIIFEREVINLTESEQEERSHSV from the exons atggtgaaggaagcAGACATTCTCGATTCTG ttTTCACTGGACCAGTCAGAATTTGTAAAGTTTTGATTTTATCGGCTGGTAGATTGGAAGGGAAGAAACACATCGGCTTCAAACTCCTAAAGCGGTGTCATTGTGATGATAGCAGGAAACGCAAACAAAGACTTCCTCAGGAAAGG CCTGTGGAAGATGGGATCAGTTCATCTGATATAGAGGAGCCTATGAAGAAAGAACCAGATCTCGACAACGATGAAACGCAGAGCCTTCCCTCATGTCAGTCTGATGACCTCGTTGTGGACCTCTCTACGCTCGATACTGCTCAATCTGATGACTCTGTTGAGGTCACTGCCGCGGCAGGTGCTGAACAAACTGGCGACCTTGAAGCGCACCCTGACGGTCAGTCGGAGAAGGAATGGAAAACCCCCGACGTGAGAGTAAATGCTGGAGATGGAGTAAAGCCGGCAGGTGGAGTAAAGACGGCAGGTGGAGTAAAGGCAGATGTTGATGTACCTGAAAAGGAAATCATTTTCGAGCGGGAGGTTATCAATCTTACAGAAAGTGAACAGGAGGAGCGCAGTCATTCAGTCTAA